A segment of the Prochlorococcus marinus str. SB genome:
AAATGAAAATTTCCTTATTGGAAATAAAAAAACGTTTCGATTAGCAAAAATTGATATCAACGAGTCAGTTATAAAAATAGTGACAATAATATCTAAAATTCTGCTTGAAAAATACTTAAATTTAAATAATATCAATTGCAATTTAGTAATAGCAGTTTTTTTATTAAAAAGATCATAAATAGTATTAACATCTCTCCAGCAAGTATTTAGACCCTGACCACCAACAGGATGAAATGTATGAAATGCATCTCCTACAAAAACTAATTTTTTAAAATTTAAAACTGGTAAATTTAAGGATAATGAAACAGGAAAAATATTAAATTCGCCAATTATTTGGTCCAACTTAAATTCATTAGGCAATATTGTTGATAAATTATCCATTAAAAAATTCTTGTCAGAATTGAACCTTTCAATTGCCTTTAATGTACTGGAAGTCCAAATTACTTGATATAAATTTTTTTCTAAAGGTAATAATGCAAGTGGGCCTTCTTTTCTAAAAATTTCATAGGCTCGTTTTTCACAATGACCTCTAAGAGAAACTTTAAAAGTTAAACAAGACTGACTATAAGATTTTTTTATATCAACAAAATCTATGAATTTTTTATCAAGTGAGTTTGCTCCTGTTGAAAAGAATTGATAATCAAATAATATTTTTTTACTTAACAATCTCTTTGGTGTCATAAAAAAAATATTTTCATAATTGTCAATCTCTTGAAAAAATACCTTCATGAGATCCGAATGTTTAACTACCCAGCCTATATTTTCGGCAGAACTTATATCATCATCTAAGTCAGAAGTTGATAAATTGGTAAAAGCAGAAGTTACGCTATCTGAAATTGAAAGGGTATCAAAGCCGAATAAAAATGGTTCTAATTTTTCCCAAAGTCTGAATTTAGATAAGATTTTTCTCGTTGAGTGAGTAATTGCATAAGTTTTATCTTTATCAATTAATCTATCTTTTGTTAATAAATCAGTTAAAAAAATATTGCAATCAAATTTTGAAAGTGCAATTGAAAGTAATAAACCTGTAGGACCTGATCCAACAATTTTAAAATTGAATTTATTTTTCATCGTATTATATAAGCGTCAACTATCTATTCAGATAAATATAGCAAATTTCCTCAAATGCCGGTCTTAATAAATATGGGTACTCACCAACCCATAAGTTAATTTCAGGAAGCCAAGCATCGGTCAAATAAAAATCTCTGTCAAAATTACGGTTATCAGATGTAATTAAACATCTAATACTCGAACCCACCCTAATTTGACTGTGCTTATTTTCCATAGGAAAACTTAATTTTTCCAAATAACCATCTTCATCTTCTAATTCAAGTACTAACCAAGTCCTTTTGTTTTCGATAACTTCTAATCGACCTTGCCTATTAGATTGTTCTCTTGAACTTTCAATCTTTTCTGTTTTATAGATATCTGATACATAGCCATCAAATATAGAAAAAAATTTATATTTTCTTAATTGCAAGTTTTTTCTACTTGATTCAAGAATAGGGCCCCAGATGATATACAAAAAGAAACCTACACATAGAAATAACCAGAAATTATTAGTTTGATCTCCAGTCGAACTAATAATTAATGAGATAAATCCACCAATTGAAGAAACTATTACTCTTTGAAGAATTTTTCTAGGATTCCCCAACGCGTACTTAAATTGACTTCCTGTACCGACTGCAGGAATAAGTTTTGAAATTTGACTTGAATTAATTGGAATTATCATTTTAAAAAATCAATTTTTCAAGTCCGTAAACTAAAGTTTCATAATTACCAATTTTTTTAATTGCCTGTAAAACTCCTGGCATATATGCCTTTCTATCAATAGTGTCATGTTTAATTGTGTAAGTTTCACCTGGAGATCCCATAATTACTAACTGATGAGCGAGTAATCCTGGTAATCGTACAGAATGTATATTAATTCCTGAATCTCTGAGCCCACCGCGTACACCTTTCAATGACTCAGACTCTTTTACTAAATTCTGATTAAATTTCTTTGGATATTCTTCAATCATTTCTGCAGTTTTTATACACGTCCCACTAGGAGAATCAGCTTTTTGATTATGATGCATCTCAATTAATTCAATATTGTCGTAAAACCTTGCAGCTACAGATGCCGCCTGCTGAAGAAGAACCATACCTACTGAAAAATTTGGAATTATTGCACAACCAACCGATGCTTTCTGAGCAAAAACAGACAAATCTTGTATTTGAGAAGGGCTTAGACCTGTAGTTCCTACTACTGGTGATACCCCATATGCAATAGCTGATCTGGTATTTTCATATACAGAATCAGGATGAGTAAAATCAACCAAAACCGGTTTGATTTTTTCATTTCTAAAATTTTGACTAACGGAACACATAGTCCCTTCAAAATCATTTGAAACAAAAACATCACAATTATTTACCTTCAATAATTCAGAAATATTTGAGCCATTGTTCTTTTCGTTTATGTCGATTGCTGCGACAAGTTCACAATCTTTAGAATTTAGTACAGTATTAACAACTTCGCTACCCATTCTGCCTAAAGCTCCGGAAACTAGTACTGGTATGGGTTTTTTAGAATTTTCAATCATTTTTTTAAAAAATTTTTTTTTAAAGGTTGTTACACGCTATTTATATTGCACACAATAACGTCTTTTCATTCGTAGGCTGGTAGAAATACTTAAAGAAAATCAATGTTTACGCAGGTCCGCTCAGCAAACCGCAGAGTATCTCCTGTTGAGGATAACAAACACAAAGTTGTAATAAAAGCAGTTTATGTTGTCCTTGAGCCACAATACCAAAATTCCTTAACGGAAGCTGCAAAGTCAATAAACAAAATGAATGGGCCCATAGGTATAGACCTTAGCGGTTATCTTATCGAAGAACTTAGGAATGATAGTAATTTTGAAGATTTCAAAGAAGATATAGCTAATGCAGATATATTCGTGGCTTCTCTAATTTTCATTGAAGACCTTGCTCAAAAAGTGGTTGATGCAGTATCTCCATTTAAAGACAAACTTAAAGCATCAATAGTTTTTCCCTCTATGCCAGAGGTAATGAGATTAAATAAGTTAGGTTCATTTAGCATGGCCCAACTTGGTCAATCTAAAAGTATTATTGGAGATTTAATAAAAAAGAAAAAAGAATCTGATGGAGCAAGTTTCCAAGATTCAATGTTGAAGTTATTAAATACACTACCTTCAATACTTAAATATCTACCAGTAGAAAAAGCTCAAGATGCTAGAACATTTATTCTGAGTTTTCAGTACTGGTTAGGTGGTACCACTGAGAACTTAAAAAACTTCTTGTTAATGATTTCTGAAAAGTATGCTGTTTCAGAGATCATAAAAGATCAAATAGAAGAATTCAAAATTCAAGACCCAGAAACATTCCCAGATTTAGGAATTTGGCATCCTCTTGCTCCTTGCATGTTTGAAAGTCTTAAAGAATATCAAAATTGGGAAAATAATAGGAAAGATATAAATCCTAAAGATGACAAAACTCCAACAATTGGTTTAGTCCTTCAAAGGAGTCATATCGTTACAGGGGATGATGCTCATTACGTTGCTGTTATTCAAGAATTGGAATACAGAGGTGCGAGAGTACTACCTATTTTTTGTGGAGGTCTAGATTTTTCTAAACCAGTTAATGAATTTTATTATGATTCCATAAATAAGGATCAACCTACAGTAGACGGAGTTGTATCTCTAACAGGATTTGCACTAGTTGGCGGACCTGCAAGACAAGATCATCCTAAAGCTATTGAAGCCCTAAAAAGGTTAAACAGGCCCTATATGGTTGCACTTCCATTAGTCTTCCAAACCACGCAAGAATGGGAAGATAGTGATCTAGGGTTACACCCAGTTCAGGTAGCACTTCAAATTGCAATTCCAGAGCTTGATGGTGCTATTGAACCTATTATTCTCTCAGGTCGTGATGATGCTACAGGTAAGGCGCATACGCTCCAAGATCGAGTTGATGTTATAGCTGAAAGAGCCATAAAATGGTCAACTTTAAGAGTCAAACAAAGAAAGGACAAAAAATTAGCCATCACAGTATTTAGTTTTCCGCCAGACAAAGGAAATGTTGGTACGGCAGCATACTTAAATGTTTTCGGTTCAATTTATAGAGTACTCCTCGAAATGAAATCGAAAGGATATCAAATAGATGAACTTCCAAGTAATTCAAAAGAATTAATGGAAAAAGTAATTAATAACCCTGAAGCAATGGACGGCTCTCCAGAGTTAAATATTGCTCATAAAATGTCAGTAAAAGAATACGAAGAATTCACACCATATTCACAAAGACTTGAAGAGAATTGGGGTAAACCTCCTGGAAATCTAAATAGTGACGGACAAAATTTACTTATTTATGGAAAACATTTTGGAAATGTTTTTATAGGCGTACAACCTACATTCGGTTATGAAGGTGATCCGATGAGGTTACTTTATTCAAGAAGTGCCAGTCCTCATCATGGTTTTGCCGCTTATTACACCTATGTAGAAAAAATCTGGGGAGCTGATGCTGTTCTTCATTTTGGAACTCACGGATCACTCGAATTTATGCCTGGTAAACAGATGGGAATGAGTGAAACATGCTATCCTGATTCCCTCATTGGATCATTACCTAATTTGTATTACTATGCTGCTAATAATCCTTCTGAAGCAACAATCGCGAAGAGAAGAGGGTACGCCTCAACCATTAGCTATCTAACTCCTCCAGCAGAAAATGCAGGACTCTACAAAGGACTTAAAGAACTAAGCGAACTTGTTGGTTCTTATCAACAATTAAGAGAAAATAGTAGGGGTATTCAAATAGTTAATGCAATAGTTGAGACTTCTAAACAATGTAATCTTGACAAAGATGTTCAGCTCCCTTCAAAAGATGTAGAGGAACTCTCAATTGATGAAAGAGATTTATTTGTTGGTAATATCTATAAACAGTTGATGGAAATTGAAAGTAGATTATTACCTTGCGGTCTTCATACTATTGGAGAAGCTCCAACAGCAGAAGAAGCAGTCGCAACTCTTGTAAATATTGCATCATTAGAGAGAGAGCAAGAGGGATTAAGATCTCTTCCTGGATTACTAGCTGAATCCATGGGGCTGAATATTGAACAAATTTATGATGGCAATAATAAAGGTGAACTCAAATTTGTAGAGCTAAATGAAAAAATCATAAAGACAGCGAGAGAGTCAATTTTTGCTATGGTCAACTCTTTAAAAATTGTAGATGGCCGAGTTTATTTAGAAAAATCATTTCTTTCCAAATTGTTTGACTTCCTTAAAGTTTTTGGTTTGAATTTACCTACCCCTTGGCTTAGGGTCTGTAACTTAAATGGATTCAATGAAGTTAACCAGAAGGAATTAAATAAATTATTTGATTACTTACTTTTCTGTTTGGAACAGGTCTGTGCTGATAAAGAAATGGATAGCCTCATTAAAGCATTAGATGGAAATTATGTTTTACCTGGACCAGGTGGAGATCCTATACGAAATCCAGGTGTTTTACCCAGTGGTAAAAATATCCATGCACTTGATCCACAGTCAATACCTACCACAGCAGCAGTAGCTGCTGCAAAGTCGGTTGTTGACAAATTAATTGAGAGACAAAAGGAAGAGCAAGGGACTTGGCCTGAAACAATTGCTTGTGTTTTATGGGGTACTGATAACATCAAAACTTATGGAGAATCACTTGCTCAAATCTTATGGTTTGTTGGTGTAAAACCAAAACCAGATTCTGTTGGCAGAATCAACAAATTAGAATTAATCCCTTTAGAAGAATTAGGTAGGCCAAGAATAGATGTGGTCGTTAACTGCTCAGGAGTTTTTCGAGATTTATTCATAAATCAGATGGCATTAATAGATCAGGCGGTCAAATTAGCTGCTGAGGCTGATGAACCATTGGAATCTAATTTTGTAAGGAAACATTCATTAGAACAAGCAGAAAAAGAAGGTACCTCTATCAGAGAAGCTTCAGCGAGAGTATTCTCTAACGCAAGTGGAAGCTACAGTTCAAATGTTAATTTAGCTGTAGAAAATTCAACTTGGGAGGAAGAAAATGAATTACAAGAAATGTATTTATCACGCAAAACATATGCTTTTAATGCCGATAATCCAGGTGAGATGAATCAAAAAAGAGAGGTATTTGAGTCAGTAATGAAAACAGCAGATGTAACATTTCAAAACCTTGATTCCTCTGAGATTTCATTAACAGATGTAAGTCATTACTTTGATTCAGATCCAACAAAATTGATTAAGACACTTAGAGATGACGGGAAAGAACCAAGTAGCTACATAGCAGACACTACTACTTCTAATGCTCAAGTTAGAACACTTGGAGAAACCATCAGATTAGACTCAAGGACAAAACTTTTAAACCCAAAGTGGTATGAAGGTATGCTTAAATCTGGTTACGAAGGAGTTAGAGAACTTTCTAATAGACTTAATTACACTCTTGGTTGGAGTGCAACAAGTGGTCAAGTAGATAATTTTGTATATGAAGAAACTAATGAAACATTTATAAATGACGAAGAGATGAGGAAAAGATTAATGGATCTTAATCCTAATAGTTTCAGAAGAATTGTTGGAACTTTGCTAGAAGTTAATGGTAGGGGATATTGGGAAACTTCAGATGAGAATATTGAACAGTTGAAAGAACTTTACCAAGAGGTAGAGGATAAAATCGAAGGAGTTAAAGAATAATAAATTTATTATTTTCTGTAAATCTTATCAGCTACTTTCAGGACTTGATAATTTAGTTTGACGTTGTGTACCCTCACAATGTCAATATTAAATTGAGAACAAAGACAACTTATTGCAAGTGTTCCTATATCTCTTTCTTTAGGATTTTTCTCATTCAAAATTTCACCTATAAATCTCTTCCTTGATGCACCTATCAAAATTGGCAAATTCCATTTTTTAAATAGATCTAAGTTTCTCAAGATTTCCAAATTATGAATGATATCCTTTGAAAAACCAATACCAGGATCCACTATTATATTTCTTTCAGATATATTTTTTTCTAAAGCGTTTTTTATTAAATTATCAAGCGAGCACTTAACATCACTTAATACATTATGGTAACTAGAGAGTTGATTCATATTTTGACTATTACCACGACTATGAGTTATGACGTATGGACAGTTGAATTTTGATACAACATCCAAAATTTTTATATCTCTTCTTCCTCCCGTGACATCATTTATCCAGTTAGCACCATTTAAAAGAGCTTCGTAAGCCACTTCAGAATTAAAAGTATCAATAGAAATT
Coding sequences within it:
- a CDS encoding FAD-dependent monooxygenase — its product is MKNKFNFKIVGSGPTGLLLSIALSKFDCNIFLTDLLTKDRLIDKDKTYAITHSTRKILSKFRLWEKLEPFLFGFDTLSISDSVTSAFTNLSTSDLDDDISSAENIGWVVKHSDLMKVFFQEIDNYENIFFMTPKRLLSKKILFDYQFFSTGANSLDKKFIDFVDIKKSYSQSCLTFKVSLRGHCEKRAYEIFRKEGPLALLPLEKNLYQVIWTSSTLKAIERFNSDKNFLMDNLSTILPNEFKLDQIIGEFNIFPVSLSLNLPVLNFKKLVFVGDAFHTFHPVGGQGLNTCWRDVNTIYDLFNKKTAITKLQLILFKFKYFSSRILDIIVTIFITDSLISIFANRNVFLFPIRKFSFLLLNKFLFTRKLVLNQMTKSLIYSSIK
- the dapB gene encoding 4-hydroxy-tetrahydrodipicolinate reductase yields the protein MIENSKKPIPVLVSGALGRMGSEVVNTVLNSKDCELVAAIDINEKNNGSNISELLKVNNCDVFVSNDFEGTMCSVSQNFRNEKIKPVLVDFTHPDSVYENTRSAIAYGVSPVVGTTGLSPSQIQDLSVFAQKASVGCAIIPNFSVGMVLLQQAASVAARFYDNIELIEMHHNQKADSPSGTCIKTAEMIEEYPKKFNQNLVKESESLKGVRGGLRDSGINIHSVRLPGLLAHQLVIMGSPGETYTIKHDTIDRKAYMPGVLQAIKKIGNYETLVYGLEKLIF
- a CDS encoding magnesium chelatase subunit H, with product MFTQVRSANRRVSPVEDNKHKVVIKAVYVVLEPQYQNSLTEAAKSINKMNGPIGIDLSGYLIEELRNDSNFEDFKEDIANADIFVASLIFIEDLAQKVVDAVSPFKDKLKASIVFPSMPEVMRLNKLGSFSMAQLGQSKSIIGDLIKKKKESDGASFQDSMLKLLNTLPSILKYLPVEKAQDARTFILSFQYWLGGTTENLKNFLLMISEKYAVSEIIKDQIEEFKIQDPETFPDLGIWHPLAPCMFESLKEYQNWENNRKDINPKDDKTPTIGLVLQRSHIVTGDDAHYVAVIQELEYRGARVLPIFCGGLDFSKPVNEFYYDSINKDQPTVDGVVSLTGFALVGGPARQDHPKAIEALKRLNRPYMVALPLVFQTTQEWEDSDLGLHPVQVALQIAIPELDGAIEPIILSGRDDATGKAHTLQDRVDVIAERAIKWSTLRVKQRKDKKLAITVFSFPPDKGNVGTAAYLNVFGSIYRVLLEMKSKGYQIDELPSNSKELMEKVINNPEAMDGSPELNIAHKMSVKEYEEFTPYSQRLEENWGKPPGNLNSDGQNLLIYGKHFGNVFIGVQPTFGYEGDPMRLLYSRSASPHHGFAAYYTYVEKIWGADAVLHFGTHGSLEFMPGKQMGMSETCYPDSLIGSLPNLYYYAANNPSEATIAKRRGYASTISYLTPPAENAGLYKGLKELSELVGSYQQLRENSRGIQIVNAIVETSKQCNLDKDVQLPSKDVEELSIDERDLFVGNIYKQLMEIESRLLPCGLHTIGEAPTAEEAVATLVNIASLEREQEGLRSLPGLLAESMGLNIEQIYDGNNKGELKFVELNEKIIKTARESIFAMVNSLKIVDGRVYLEKSFLSKLFDFLKVFGLNLPTPWLRVCNLNGFNEVNQKELNKLFDYLLFCLEQVCADKEMDSLIKALDGNYVLPGPGGDPIRNPGVLPSGKNIHALDPQSIPTTAAVAAAKSVVDKLIERQKEEQGTWPETIACVLWGTDNIKTYGESLAQILWFVGVKPKPDSVGRINKLELIPLEELGRPRIDVVVNCSGVFRDLFINQMALIDQAVKLAAEADEPLESNFVRKHSLEQAEKEGTSIREASARVFSNASGSYSSNVNLAVENSTWEEENELQEMYLSRKTYAFNADNPGEMNQKREVFESVMKTADVTFQNLDSSEISLTDVSHYFDSDPTKLIKTLRDDGKEPSSYIADTTTSNAQVRTLGETIRLDSRTKLLNPKWYEGMLKSGYEGVRELSNRLNYTLGWSATSGQVDNFVYEETNETFINDEEMRKRLMDLNPNSFRRIVGTLLEVNGRGYWETSDENIEQLKELYQEVEDKIEGVKE
- the folP gene encoding dihydropteroate synthase, with the protein product MQIINNKNPWPKGWGQKTSIMGVINLTPDSFSDGGELNSSKKVIDQVDHFLSNGVDVIDLGAQSTRPGAEEVGSSKEIKRLIPYLKLIKSEFPDVLISIDTFNSEVAYEALLNGANWINDVTGGRRDIKILDVVSKFNCPYVITHSRGNSQNMNQLSSYHNVLSDVKCSLDNLIKNALEKNISERNIIVDPGIGFSKDIIHNLEILRNLDLFKKWNLPILIGASRKRFIGEILNEKNPKERDIGTLAISCLCSQFNIDIVRVHNVKLNYQVLKVADKIYRK